One Helianthus annuus cultivar XRQ/B chromosome 12, HanXRQr2.0-SUNRISE, whole genome shotgun sequence genomic region harbors:
- the LOC110896357 gene encoding VAN3-binding protein, with translation MDYDDMPTLSEAHPETMDLLSRAWCDFAVKEALQPEFQSQALVLHDYAINSFDDGSMSPNFKQLESIKMDDTTKSLPPWKTNDVKSWIWMQQAMHPEVNYSGCFRKKLQSWHVNPFKSSHLSIKKWLKEIKQKKKENERLQNAEVHAAISVAGVAAALAAIAAENSNHGGSSSPSTTKEAAVATAAALVAAHCAKNAEAMGAKKHQIRTAMSSAMSATSTSDILTLTAAASTSLRGASTLKTRSGCKNMLNSNVPVLPIEENTELEFDFEQCRSILRRGTELRIKTSDGRCMIRSVSIVLNHEAKVILRTRKPNLLNTLASKKESVVLDQHAELYKNPYDDRETCFLIVLTTTRGIIKLDMMNDNECYKIWTWTINQMLSLLTPSIKHSLPYLKN, from the exons ATGGATTATGATGATATGCCAACACTTTCTGAAGCTCATCCTGAGACAATGGATCTTTTATCACGAGCATGGTGTGATTTCGCGGTTAAAGAAGCCTTACAACCCGAGTTTCAAAGCCAAGCACTTGTTCTCCATGACTACGCAATTAATAGTTTTGATGACGGATCAATGTCCCCTAATTTCAAG CAATTGGAGAGCATAAAGATGGATGATACAACAAAGTCCTTACCCCCATGGAAGACTAATGATGTGAAG TCTTGGATATGGATGCAACAAGCAATGCACCCTGAAGTGAATTACAGCGGCTGCTTCCGAAAGAAATTG CAATCATGGCATGTAAATCCATTTAAATCATCTCATCTCTCAATTAAGAAATGGTTGAAAGAGATTaaacaaaagaaaaaagaaaatgagagGCTACAAAATGCAGAAGTCCATGCAGCAATCTCAGTGGCTGGTGTTGCTGCCGCTTTGGCAGCCATAGCTGCTGAGAACTCAAACCATGGTGGCTCAAGTTCCCCCTCCACAACAAAGGAAGCGGCAGTAGCAACCGCAGCCGCCCTCGTTGCAGCTCACTGTGCAAAAAACGCTGAGGCAATGGGTGCAAAGAAGCATCAGATCCGCACAGCAATGAGTTCCGCGATGAGTGCAACAAGCACAAGTGACATTCTAACTCTCACTGCTGCAGCATCTACAT CATTACGAGGAGCTTCAACACTCAAAACAAGATCCGGATGCAAGAATATGCTAAACTCGAACGTTCCAGTACTGCCTATAGAAGAAAATACTGAACTTGAATTTGATTTCGAGCAGTGTCGGTCGATTTTAAGAAGAGGGACTGAACTTAGAATCAAGACATCAGATG GAAGATGCATGATTAGATCAGTCTCTATTGTATTGAATCATGAAGCCAAG GTTATTCTGAGAACAAGGAAGCCTAATCTATTAAATACATTGGCTAGCAAGAAAGAAA GTGTTGTGTTAGATCAACATGCGGAGCTGTACAAGAACCCTTATGACGACCGGGAAACTTGTTTTCTCATTGTTTTGACGACGACCCGAGGAATAATTAAACTAGATATGATGAACGACAATGAGTGTTACAAGATATGGACATGGACTATTAATCAAATGCTATCCCTTTTGACCCCATCCATAAAACATTCACTCCCGTATCTTAAAAACTAA